In one window of Methanoculleus chikugoensis DNA:
- a CDS encoding transglutaminase-like domain-containing protein produces MSDLYTMDHPSPIDGKYVGVCDEYGTLYTASTRALGIPTRFLSFTMQEVSTGNVSGHAIAESWNGNAWIHSDPTWNSFDNPQVYKTAGNTHINITVYGDADDSYYTLDPNDPTGDGILRYEDFRTQILLGEVPRYN; encoded by the coding sequence ATGTCCGACCTGTACACTATGGATCACCCATCCCCCATAGACGGGAAGTACGTGGGAGTCTGCGATGAGTATGGGACTCTGTACACCGCTTCCACCCGGGCGCTGGGCATCCCGACGCGGTTCCTGTCGTTCACCATGCAAGAAGTGTCTACTGGTAATGTATCAGGGCATGCCATCGCAGAATCGTGGAATGGAAATGCCTGGATACACTCGGATCCGACGTGGAACTCGTTTGATAACCCGCAAGTTTATAAGACAGCAGGAAACACTCACATCAACATCACTGTCTACGGTGACGCCGATGACTCCTATTACACCCTGGATCCGAACGACCCGACCGGCGACGGCATTCTTAGGTATGAAGACTTCAGAACACAGATTCTCCTCGGAGAGGTTCCGAGGTACAATTAA
- a CDS encoding calcium-dependent protein kinase has protein sequence MPRKIGALVCLALAIIVGCVWVLGPGQVPESPLPARAGAGEDRYSLNAEFPEVRDSYTLYRAVPVTVTEEQVREVAERFGLAGEPGTMNKKTGEFLLIDASKDPEEQVSVYAHSGAVAYHIPDLELPTEVTRQPDLPSDAEAEKIALAFLEKTGMQSPDARVVKTEVNQKQEAWEAGATEPKVSYDITKAVRFGRSLDGLPVYGDEFAAILGDGGKVVGLVKIWREVTPDGNVSLRSPGEAYEDLRAARTVRPHTGQEYDQITIEHIAIGYWMEPRGFVQDLVRPVYAFSGTALRDGVEEPYVEYVFADEGKQ, from the coding sequence ATGCCACGAAAGATCGGTGCACTCGTCTGTCTCGCTCTCGCGATCATAGTCGGGTGCGTATGGGTTCTTGGTCCGGGCCAGGTCCCGGAAAGCCCTCTTCCCGCCAGGGCGGGCGCAGGTGAAGACAGATACTCCCTCAACGCTGAGTTCCCGGAGGTGCGGGACTCGTACACGCTCTACCGGGCAGTCCCTGTCACCGTCACGGAAGAGCAGGTCCGGGAGGTTGCGGAGCGGTTCGGGCTTGCGGGGGAACCGGGGACGATGAACAAAAAGACCGGGGAGTTCCTCCTCATCGATGCCTCGAAGGACCCGGAGGAGCAGGTATCGGTGTATGCACATTCCGGCGCCGTGGCCTACCACATCCCTGATCTGGAACTGCCGACCGAAGTGACCCGGCAGCCGGACCTTCCCTCGGATGCGGAGGCAGAGAAGATTGCGCTTGCGTTCCTGGAGAAGACCGGCATGCAGTCGCCGGATGCCCGGGTCGTGAAGACCGAGGTGAACCAGAAGCAGGAGGCCTGGGAAGCAGGTGCCACCGAGCCGAAGGTGTCGTACGACATCACCAAGGCAGTCAGGTTCGGCCGGTCACTCGACGGACTGCCGGTCTATGGCGACGAATTCGCGGCGATCCTGGGTGACGGCGGCAAGGTCGTCGGGCTCGTGAAAATCTGGCGTGAGGTGACGCCGGACGGGAATGTCAGCCTCCGATCCCCCGGGGAGGCGTATGAGGATCTTCGTGCAGCACGGACTGTCCGCCCTCACACGGGACAAGAGTACGATCAGATCACGATCGAGCATATCGCGATTGGTTACTGGATGGAGCCAAGGGGCTTTGTGCAGGACCTCGTTCGGCCGGTTTATGCGTTTTCCGGAACCGCGCTCCGGGACGGCGTTGAGGAACCGTATGTCGAATATGTCTTTGCCGATGAGGGGAAGCAGTGA